A single Elusimicrobiaceae bacterium DNA region contains:
- a CDS encoding helix-turn-helix transcriptional regulator: MTRNKNEEFIKKLKIALLESHLNSVSLAKKLGIQPGSVSKWMTGENNPKLSTLKKIAKTTGKPINYFFDNFTEVKGNKNIVQSKNVSTDKMDYEKEILLIKKELEIQRYKLENLQLKLEKNKKK, encoded by the coding sequence ATGACGAGAAATAAAAATGAAGAATTTATAAAAAAATTAAAAATAGCACTATTGGAAAGCCATTTAAATTCTGTTTCTCTAGCAAAAAAATTAGGAATCCAACCCGGTTCTGTAAGTAAATGGATGACAGGAGAAAATAATCCCAAGTTAAGTACTTTAAAAAAAATAGCCAAAACTACCGGTAAACCTATAAATTATTTTTTTGATAATTTCACCGAAGTAAAAGGAAATAAAAACATCGTTCAAAGCAAAAATGTTTCCACCGACAAAATGGATTATGAAAAAGAAATCTTGCTTATTAAAAAAGAATTGGAGATACAACGTTATAAACTTGAA